Proteins encoded together in one Chitinophaga varians window:
- a CDS encoding copper resistance protein NlpE N-terminal domain-containing protein gives MNKTSFFFLICTVATAITLGCNNSNPSRQKEIPDSTMPAPMPAPETAAFNAGTFKGTIPGGAQKKDISITFHTDSTFSMKESYLSKEGKPEHQMDNTGKWSYDAANKSIYLTYKNLADRGTSFSIIDDNTIQLQERSIQAPGQAEKTNGAEYNLRRQ, from the coding sequence ATGAACAAAACATCCTTTTTCTTTCTCATCTGTACGGTAGCCACCGCTATCACACTGGGCTGTAATAACAGCAACCCCTCCAGGCAAAAGGAAATACCCGATTCCACAATGCCTGCGCCCATGCCCGCTCCCGAAACAGCCGCTTTTAATGCCGGTACTTTCAAAGGCACTATTCCCGGTGGCGCCCAAAAAAAGGACATTTCCATTACCTTCCATACAGACTCCACTTTCAGCATGAAAGAAAGTTACCTCTCCAAAGAAGGCAAGCCGGAACACCAGATGGACAACACCGGCAAATGGAGCTACGATGCCGCCAACAAAAGCATCTATCTCACTTATAAAAATCTGGCCGACCGGGGTACTTCCTTTAGCATCATTGATGATAATACCATTCAGCTGCAGGAACGTTCCATACAGGCGCCCGGGCAGGCAGAAAAAACCAACGGGGCGGAATATAACCTGCGCCGCCAATAG
- the xth gene encoding exodeoxyribonuclease III yields MKIATYNVNGINARLPVLLRWLKESAPDVACLQELKAPQEKFPELAIREAGYDVIWHGQKSWNGIAILSKVGVPQEIRRTLPGDEEDVHSRYMEAAINGVLIGCLYLPNGNPAPGPKFDYKLSWFKRLTAHAQELLSQKTPVILTGDYNVMPTDLDVYKPERWVDDALFRPEVKSAFHALVAQGWTDAIRKLHPGEKIYTFWDYFRNAYERDAGLRIDHFLLSPEVDKRLVAAGVDRHVRGWEKSSDHAPVWIELKGA; encoded by the coding sequence ATGAAAATCGCGACTTATAATGTCAATGGTATCAATGCCCGTTTGCCGGTGCTGCTACGCTGGTTGAAAGAGTCTGCGCCAGACGTGGCCTGCCTGCAGGAGCTGAAAGCGCCGCAGGAAAAATTTCCGGAGCTGGCTATCCGCGAAGCGGGATATGATGTGATATGGCATGGCCAGAAGAGCTGGAATGGTATTGCTATCCTGTCTAAAGTAGGTGTGCCGCAGGAAATCAGAAGAACGCTGCCGGGAGATGAGGAAGATGTGCACAGCCGCTATATGGAAGCTGCTATCAACGGGGTATTGATTGGTTGCCTGTACCTGCCAAATGGCAATCCTGCGCCAGGGCCGAAATTTGACTATAAGCTCAGCTGGTTTAAGCGGCTGACGGCTCATGCACAGGAACTGCTTTCACAAAAGACGCCAGTCATTCTTACCGGTGATTACAATGTGATGCCTACTGACCTGGATGTATATAAACCGGAACGCTGGGTGGATGACGCCTTGTTCAGGCCGGAAGTAAAATCGGCTTTCCATGCGCTGGTGGCGCAAGGCTGGACAGACGCCATCCGCAAGCTGCATCCCGGTGAAAAGATTTATACCTTCTGGGACTACTTCCGTAATGCTTACGAAAGGGATGCCGGCCTGCGGATAGACCACTTTCTGTTGAGCCCCGAGGTAGATAAGCGCCTGGTGGCTGCGGGCGTGGACCGTCATGTACGGGGATGGGAGAAGTCCAGCGACCATGCGCCGGTATGGATAGAATTAAAAGGCGCGTGA
- a CDS encoding DMT family transporter translates to MKYVLLLIAIIAEVIATSALKASEGFSRLWPSIIVVTGYAIAFYCLSLTLKQIPLGIAYAIWSGLGIVLVSVIGVVMFRQKLDTAAIIGLLFIIVGVIIVNLFSKTSAH, encoded by the coding sequence ATGAAATACGTACTACTACTGATTGCCATTATTGCGGAGGTCATTGCTACTTCCGCGCTGAAAGCTTCTGAAGGGTTCTCCCGTCTCTGGCCTTCCATCATCGTTGTCACCGGGTATGCCATTGCTTTTTATTGCCTGAGCCTTACCCTGAAACAAATTCCGCTCGGCATCGCATATGCCATCTGGTCCGGCCTTGGCATTGTGCTGGTATCTGTCATCGGCGTGGTGATGTTCCGCCAGAAGCTGGACACCGCCGCCATTATCGGCTTGTTGTTCATCATCGTCGGCGTGATCATCGTGAACCTGTTTTCCAAAACTTCTGCACATTGA
- a CDS encoding thioredoxin family protein, whose translation MNFTDYLQLFENILQDAEPKAPYSNPDYFNYTKLNWSRQQRWLKTGVIVEDIAAAVKNITTPQQWVIITEPWCGDAAHIVPFLHKIAALNPLITIDIQLRDTPPFLIEQYLTNGTRSIPKLIIRDRDGNDMAVWGPRPAECQVLYNRLKAEKADFERTKIELQQWYNEDKGKSLQAELLEVLAAVQKVTPA comes from the coding sequence ATGAATTTTACAGACTATCTGCAGCTGTTTGAGAACATCCTGCAAGACGCGGAACCGAAGGCTCCTTACAGCAACCCCGACTATTTCAATTATACAAAACTCAACTGGTCGAGACAACAACGCTGGCTGAAAACCGGTGTGATCGTCGAAGACATCGCAGCGGCCGTAAAAAATATCACGACCCCGCAACAATGGGTGATCATCACGGAACCCTGGTGTGGCGATGCTGCGCATATTGTGCCTTTCCTGCACAAAATAGCGGCACTGAATCCGCTGATCACCATCGACATACAGCTACGTGATACACCTCCTTTCCTGATAGAACAGTATCTGACCAACGGCACCAGGTCCATCCCCAAACTGATCATCCGTGACCGGGATGGCAACGATATGGCCGTATGGGGCCCCAGGCCCGCCGAATGCCAGGTGTTGTACAACCGGCTGAAAGCAGAGAAAGCAGACTTTGAACGGACGAAGATCGAATTACAGCAGTGGTACAATGAAGACAAAGGCAAAAGTTTGCAGGCCGAGTTGCTGGAAGTACTGGCAGCAGTACAGAAAGTCACCCCTGCCTGA
- a CDS encoding nucleosidase: MIQEPSVQTQHITSLLSQRPLFVFALSSEAAEEFNGDNILIAGIGKVNAAFNLTKRIQEERPALIVNLGSAGSNTFKRGEVVCCNRFIQRDMDVTGLGYRKYETPFSNLEPVLEYGLQLDGFQYGICGTGDNFETGHSTVDYNVIDMEAYSLAMVAMKENIPFLCLKYITDGADGGAAEEWSVQVHHAAAAFRKIISGLQQ, translated from the coding sequence ATGATCCAGGAACCGTCAGTACAGACGCAGCATATCACCAGCCTGTTGAGCCAGCGACCACTTTTTGTCTTTGCACTCAGCTCCGAAGCAGCGGAAGAATTTAACGGGGATAATATCCTGATCGCCGGCATCGGAAAGGTGAACGCCGCTTTTAACCTGACTAAAAGGATACAGGAAGAAAGACCGGCACTGATCGTCAACCTGGGCTCTGCCGGCAGTAACACTTTCAAACGTGGCGAAGTAGTATGCTGCAACCGTTTTATACAGCGGGACATGGACGTTACCGGTCTTGGCTACCGTAAATATGAAACGCCATTCTCCAACCTGGAACCGGTGCTGGAATATGGGCTTCAGCTGGACGGCTTTCAGTATGGCATCTGCGGCACAGGCGACAATTTCGAGACGGGCCACAGTACCGTTGACTACAACGTGATCGATATGGAAGCATATTCCCTCGCGATGGTGGCCATGAAAGAGAATATACCTTTTCTGTGCCTGAAATATATCACGGACGGCGCCGATGGCGGTGCAGCAGAAGAATGGAGCGTACAGGTGCACCATGCTGCTGCGGCCTTCCGGAAAATTATTTCCGGCCTTCAACAATAA
- the asnA gene encoding aspartate--ammonia ligase — protein sequence MITLTAKTNDILHLEKGISLIKDYFPAGLSQRLSLTKVSAPLFVQSGTGFNDDLNGVEKPVKFNLKNIPYPVEIVQSLAKWKRMRLHQLGLEPEQGIVTDMRAIRPDEVVSPVHSFYVDQWDWEKRILAEHRRISYLKETVEQIYQAVLDTNAMLEEAHEKALDLPASVYFIDSETLLKRYPGLTPKERENRIAKEYGAVFIMGIGGLLSDQAVHDDRAPDYDDWSTANEEGFYGLNGDLILWNPAMNSALELSSMGIRVDAGALREQLALKDCESRSELLFHSNVLNDVYPLSMGGGIGQSRLCMFLLQRKHISDVQSCIWPENI from the coding sequence ATGATCACATTAACTGCAAAAACAAACGATATCCTCCATTTGGAGAAGGGAATATCCCTCATTAAAGATTATTTCCCGGCAGGGTTAAGCCAACGGCTGTCGCTGACCAAAGTGTCCGCCCCTTTGTTCGTTCAATCCGGTACAGGATTTAATGATGACCTGAACGGCGTGGAAAAACCGGTAAAATTCAACCTGAAAAATATCCCCTACCCGGTGGAGATTGTTCAGTCTCTGGCCAAATGGAAACGTATGCGCCTGCATCAGCTGGGGCTGGAGCCGGAACAGGGCATCGTGACAGACATGCGGGCTATCCGCCCGGATGAAGTGGTGTCGCCTGTTCACAGCTTTTACGTGGACCAGTGGGACTGGGAAAAGCGTATCCTGGCAGAGCATCGCCGTATCAGTTACCTGAAAGAGACAGTAGAACAGATCTACCAGGCTGTCCTGGACACTAACGCCATGCTGGAAGAGGCGCACGAAAAGGCGCTGGACCTGCCTGCGTCCGTGTATTTCATCGATAGTGAAACACTGCTGAAACGTTATCCCGGTCTGACGCCCAAAGAAAGAGAAAACCGTATTGCGAAGGAATATGGCGCGGTATTTATCATGGGTATCGGTGGCTTGTTGTCTGATCAGGCGGTGCATGATGATCGTGCCCCGGATTATGATGATTGGTCTACCGCTAACGAAGAAGGTTTCTATGGCCTGAACGGGGACCTTATCCTGTGGAACCCGGCTATGAACAGTGCGCTGGAGCTGTCTTCCATGGGTATCCGGGTAGACGCTGGCGCGCTTCGTGAACAGCTTGCGCTGAAAGATTGTGAAAGCAGAAGCGAATTATTGTTCCACAGTAATGTATTGAACGACGTATATCCGTTGAGTATGGGTGGAGGCATCGGGCAGTCCCGCCTGTGCATGTTCCTGCTGCAGCGTAAACATATCTCCGATGTACAGTCCTGCATCTGGCCGGAAAATATCTAG
- a CDS encoding SRPBCC domain-containing protein, translating into MDPQQQFNETLRQWIAFLDDYSLEMVCRPTSAAAWSLGQVYRHIIDDTGWYVEQVETALVRREHHDQEMTEEGRQILANGFPDIRIAGPATNTFIPQPESLDQLRQGLLSIQQSVAKLCHNGDFAAATGKTKHPGLGYFTAAEWLRFAVVHMQHHLRQKERIDAQLFAGNTVNKSVLIQSPAAKVWEMLTVPEKIGQWMMDTPVQVASDWQVGSPLVFTGDLHGIPFENKGVILQLEPEKLLAYTHWSSLSERPDEPGQYGIITFRLTSTAEGTVLDFSQTNTGKYATDRHVNYYWGTVLVLIKRLCEAAATLITPMKK; encoded by the coding sequence ATGGACCCACAGCAACAATTTAACGAGACCCTGCGGCAATGGATAGCTTTTCTGGACGATTATTCACTGGAGATGGTCTGCCGGCCAACCAGCGCCGCGGCGTGGTCGCTCGGACAGGTATACAGGCATATCATCGATGATACCGGCTGGTATGTGGAGCAGGTGGAGACGGCATTGGTGCGCCGGGAACATCATGATCAGGAGATGACCGAAGAAGGCCGGCAGATACTGGCCAATGGGTTTCCGGACATACGGATTGCAGGACCTGCCACTAACACGTTTATTCCGCAGCCGGAAAGCCTTGACCAGTTGCGGCAAGGGCTGTTGTCCATTCAGCAGTCGGTTGCGAAGTTATGTCACAACGGTGATTTTGCAGCTGCCACAGGCAAAACGAAGCACCCGGGCCTGGGATATTTTACGGCGGCGGAATGGCTGCGTTTTGCGGTGGTGCATATGCAACACCACCTGCGGCAAAAAGAGAGAATCGACGCGCAGTTGTTTGCCGGTAATACAGTGAATAAATCAGTACTTATTCAGTCGCCGGCAGCGAAAGTGTGGGAAATGCTTACTGTTCCTGAAAAAATAGGGCAATGGATGATGGACACGCCGGTACAGGTTGCGTCTGACTGGCAGGTGGGCAGCCCGCTGGTGTTTACCGGTGATCTGCATGGGATACCTTTTGAAAACAAAGGCGTGATACTGCAACTGGAACCGGAAAAACTGCTGGCTTATACACATTGGAGTTCCCTCTCCGAAAGGCCGGATGAACCGGGGCAGTATGGCATTATCACCTTCAGGCTGACAAGTACCGCTGAAGGCACGGTGTTGGACTTCTCCCAGACGAATACCGGCAAATACGCCACGGACCGGCATGTCAACTACTATTGGGGCACGGTGCTGGTACTGATTAAAAGACTTTGTGAGGCGGCAGCTACACTAATCACCCCCATGAAAAAATAA
- the cobA gene encoding uroporphyrinogen-III C-methyltransferase — MKAPFLSLIGAGPGDPELITLKAVRVLGQADVVLYDALVNPALLDHAPPQAIRQYVGKRCGRHSLPQEEINRLIVEMAQQYGHVVRLKGGDPFVFGRAVEEIITAQQHHIGVTVIPGISSATAVPASQMIPVTSRGVAESFWVTTGTTCSGQLSGDIALAAQSTATVVILMGMHHLGYILQIFIDHGKQYTPAAIIQEGTTPQARIVTGTVSDIHLRAQQAGIGHPAIIVIGDVVSLHLQV, encoded by the coding sequence ATGAAAGCACCATTTTTATCTCTAATCGGCGCCGGCCCGGGAGACCCCGAACTGATTACGCTCAAAGCGGTCCGTGTGCTTGGCCAGGCAGACGTAGTCTTATATGACGCACTGGTAAACCCGGCGTTGCTGGATCACGCGCCACCGCAAGCCATCCGGCAGTATGTAGGCAAACGTTGCGGCCGACATAGCCTGCCACAAGAAGAAATCAACAGGCTGATAGTGGAAATGGCCCAACAGTACGGCCATGTGGTGAGACTGAAAGGAGGAGACCCCTTCGTTTTTGGAAGGGCAGTGGAAGAAATTATTACGGCGCAGCAACATCATATAGGCGTGACTGTTATTCCCGGCATCAGTAGCGCCACAGCGGTACCGGCCTCACAGATGATACCCGTTACCTCCCGGGGCGTGGCGGAAAGTTTCTGGGTAACGACCGGCACCACCTGCTCCGGCCAACTCTCCGGCGACATCGCCCTGGCAGCGCAGTCTACTGCCACAGTCGTTATCCTCATGGGCATGCACCACCTCGGGTACATCCTGCAAATATTTATAGATCATGGGAAACAATATACGCCGGCAGCTATTATACAGGAAGGCACCACGCCACAGGCACGCATCGTAACAGGCACGGTCAGCGATATTCATCTCCGTGCACAGCAGGCCGGCATCGGTCACCCGGCCATAATTGTTATCGGAGACGTGGTATCGCTACATCTCCAGGTATAA
- the nirD gene encoding nitrite reductase small subunit NirD, which translates to MSMSSTTIHWFLACKASDVPSNGGVCVKYGEEQIALFYFARKDEWYATQNLCPHRKQMALSRGMTGTLKDEPKVACPFHKKTFSLLDGRCLSDETECSLNVYPVKVVDGQVYIGVNEETAMVTV; encoded by the coding sequence ATGTCTATGTCATCAACAACGATTCACTGGTTCCTGGCATGTAAAGCATCGGATGTGCCGTCTAACGGCGGCGTATGTGTGAAATATGGAGAGGAACAAATCGCCCTGTTTTATTTTGCCCGTAAAGACGAATGGTATGCCACGCAGAACCTTTGCCCGCACCGCAAACAGATGGCCCTGAGCCGCGGTATGACCGGCACGCTAAAGGATGAGCCCAAAGTGGCCTGCCCTTTTCATAAAAAAACATTCTCACTGCTTGACGGGCGCTGCCTGTCAGACGAAACAGAATGCTCACTTAACGTTTATCCGGTAAAGGTAGTAGATGGCCAGGTGTATATAGGCGTAAATGAAGAAACAGCAATGGTAACAGTATAA
- a CDS encoding DUF1080 domain-containing protein: protein MRRNILVLGMSGLLTLGAMAPAMASGHPQPCTAQAPTDAKALIGRWDITIDENGKSAPSWLEVKLSGFKTLVGYFVGTSGSARPVAKVNFDNGKFNFSIPPQWEGGNQDFVIEGELTDAGIQGTITTSEGKKYNWKGVKAPYLKKTGTVAWGKPINLFNGKDLSGWKAAGKENQWIVKDGILTSPHSGANLVSEQKFTDFKLHAEFRYQKGSNSGIYLRGRHEVQIEDSSPDTHPSSVLFSGVYGFLAPSEINALGPDKWQTYDITLIGRMVTIVVNGKTVINNQEIPGITGGALDSNEGEPGPIYIQGDHGPIEFKKLVITPAK, encoded by the coding sequence ATGCGCAGAAACATCCTGGTACTCGGCATGAGCGGCTTATTAACACTGGGAGCCATGGCCCCGGCAATGGCATCCGGCCACCCGCAGCCCTGCACTGCTCAGGCGCCCACAGATGCGAAAGCTCTGATCGGCCGCTGGGACATCACCATCGACGAAAACGGTAAATCCGCCCCCTCCTGGCTGGAAGTGAAACTCTCCGGCTTCAAAACCCTCGTGGGATATTTTGTAGGCACCTCCGGCAGCGCCCGGCCCGTAGCGAAAGTCAACTTCGACAACGGTAAATTCAACTTCTCCATCCCACCACAATGGGAAGGCGGTAACCAGGACTTTGTCATCGAAGGTGAACTCACCGACGCCGGCATCCAGGGCACCATCACCACCAGCGAAGGCAAAAAATACAACTGGAAAGGCGTAAAAGCCCCTTACCTGAAAAAAACCGGCACCGTTGCCTGGGGCAAGCCCATTAACCTGTTCAACGGTAAAGACCTCTCCGGATGGAAAGCCGCCGGCAAAGAAAACCAGTGGATAGTAAAAGACGGCATCCTCACCAGCCCGCACTCCGGCGCCAACCTCGTCTCCGAGCAGAAATTCACCGACTTCAAACTGCACGCTGAATTCAGATACCAGAAAGGAAGCAACAGCGGTATCTACCTGAGAGGCCGTCATGAAGTACAAATCGAAGACAGCAGCCCGGACACTCACCCGTCCAGCGTACTGTTCAGCGGTGTATACGGTTTCCTGGCCCCCAGCGAGATCAACGCGCTCGGCCCCGACAAATGGCAGACCTACGATATCACGCTCATCGGACGCATGGTCACCATCGTGGTAAACGGTAAAACCGTGATCAACAACCAGGAAATCCCCGGCATCACCGGCGGCGCACTGGACAGCAACGAAGGTGAACCCGGCCCGATTTATATTCAGGGCGACCACGGTCCGATTGAATTCAAAAAACTCGTGATCACACCGGCTAAATAA
- a CDS encoding RNA polymerase sigma factor translates to MDSVITDQFLAVVETHKGIIYKVANAWCRQAEDRKDLVQEIIVQLWKAFGGYDSGKAQHSTWIYRIALNVAISFYRRETRRQAATDRLKAAVLEMEGNGTVIETDEQLQLLQRFIHDLRELDRALILLYLEEKSHQEIAEILGISVTNVATKIGRIKVLLRQQFSRIKT, encoded by the coding sequence ATGGATTCCGTTATTACAGATCAGTTCCTGGCCGTAGTAGAGACGCACAAGGGCATCATTTACAAGGTGGCCAATGCCTGGTGCAGGCAGGCAGAGGACAGGAAAGACCTTGTTCAGGAGATCATTGTACAGTTATGGAAGGCATTTGGAGGTTATGACAGCGGGAAGGCGCAGCACAGCACCTGGATATACCGTATTGCGCTGAATGTGGCCATTTCCTTTTACCGTAGGGAAACCCGCCGTCAGGCCGCGACAGACAGGCTGAAGGCGGCGGTGCTGGAAATGGAAGGCAACGGGACTGTAATAGAAACAGATGAACAGCTGCAATTGTTGCAGCGGTTCATACATGACCTTCGGGAGCTGGACCGGGCGCTGATACTCTTGTATCTGGAAGAAAAAAGCCATCAGGAAATTGCGGAGATACTGGGCATCTCCGTGACCAATGTGGCGACGAAGATCGGGCGGATCAAAGTATTGCTGAGGCAGCAATTTTCACGTATTAAAACGTAA
- the nirB gene encoding nitrite reductase large subunit NirB: MKIVVIGNGMVGYKFCEKILTKSAKTPVELVVFGEEPRPAYDRVHLTSWFEGSTADLLMATTEWYEQQGIRLHLADPVIAIDRQQQTVRSYSGIVETYDYLVLATGSAAFVPPIPGVEKKGVFLYRTIEDLEMMKAYAPQARSGAVIGGGLLGLEAAKALLDLGITNIHVVEFAPRLMPRQIDDKGSRLLQEKLGQLGLKVLTSKNTRKITGEETVSGLQFTDDTFLKTDMLVISAGIKPRDELAVAAGLATGPRGGIVVNEQLQTSDPLIYAIGECALYQNMIYGLVAPGYEMAEVAASHLCGDSKAFTGFDMSTRLKLIGVEVASFGDPFSPADSCHSIVFEDRLKGIYKRIDVTPDGQQLLGGILIGEASAYNMLLQTVKNKMALPADPASLLAPPAREGAAVSAGVDALPDEALICSCESVSKGAICEAVTSGHESFDDIKKCTKAGTCCGGCAPMVKDIITATLKSQGKYIRNVICEHFAYSRQEMLDIIRINTLRSFDEVLDHCGHGEGCEVCKPVVASILASLWNDMILAQGNDTAQDSNDRYLANIQKGGTYSVVPRIPGGEITPEKLITIGMVAQKYHLYTKITGGQRIDLFGAHLSDLPLIWKELIDAGFESGHAYGKALRTVKSCVGSTWCRFGLHDSVSYAIRIEERYRGLRAPHKIKSAVSGCIRECAEAQSKDFGIIATEKGWNLYVCGNGGSKPQHAVLLAADLDSETCIRYIDRFLMFYIKTADPLTRTATWLNKLDGGIDYLRNVVVQDSLGIGAQLESEMQLLVDSYKCEWKEVVENPDLRKRFSHFVNSPEEKDPTVKFETLRNQKKAAEWK, from the coding sequence ATGAAAATCGTGGTTATTGGAAATGGCATGGTGGGCTATAAATTCTGCGAAAAGATCCTCACCAAATCCGCAAAGACGCCTGTTGAACTGGTCGTATTTGGCGAGGAGCCCCGTCCGGCCTATGATCGTGTACATCTCACCTCCTGGTTTGAAGGCTCAACAGCAGATCTTTTAATGGCTACCACCGAATGGTACGAGCAGCAGGGCATCCGGCTGCATCTGGCCGACCCGGTAATTGCCATTGACAGACAGCAGCAAACAGTACGTTCCTACAGCGGCATCGTAGAGACCTATGACTATCTCGTTCTGGCCACCGGCTCCGCAGCCTTTGTGCCGCCCATACCCGGCGTAGAAAAAAAGGGCGTCTTCCTGTACCGTACCATTGAAGACCTGGAAATGATGAAGGCCTATGCGCCACAAGCCCGCAGCGGTGCGGTAATAGGCGGTGGCCTGCTGGGCCTCGAAGCTGCCAAAGCCCTGCTGGACCTAGGCATCACTAATATTCACGTGGTCGAGTTCGCGCCGCGGCTTATGCCCCGGCAGATAGACGACAAAGGCTCTCGACTGCTACAGGAAAAACTGGGGCAGCTGGGCCTGAAAGTGCTCACCAGTAAAAATACCAGGAAAATAACCGGCGAAGAAACCGTCAGCGGCCTGCAATTTACAGACGACACGTTCCTGAAAACGGACATGCTGGTGATATCAGCCGGCATCAAGCCCCGCGATGAACTGGCCGTAGCTGCAGGACTGGCAACCGGTCCCCGTGGCGGCATTGTGGTAAATGAACAACTCCAGACGTCTGATCCGCTCATCTATGCGATCGGCGAATGTGCCCTCTATCAAAACATGATCTACGGCCTCGTAGCGCCAGGCTATGAAATGGCGGAAGTGGCAGCGTCGCATCTCTGCGGAGACAGCAAAGCCTTCACCGGTTTTGATATGAGCACGCGTCTCAAACTCATCGGCGTGGAAGTGGCCAGCTTTGGCGATCCTTTTTCACCTGCGGACAGCTGCCACAGCATTGTATTTGAAGACCGGCTCAAAGGCATTTACAAACGCATCGACGTTACACCCGACGGGCAACAGCTCCTGGGAGGCATCCTGATAGGAGAGGCCAGCGCCTATAATATGCTGCTGCAAACAGTGAAAAATAAAATGGCCCTGCCGGCAGACCCGGCATCATTGTTAGCACCGCCCGCACGGGAAGGCGCAGCTGTCAGCGCCGGTGTGGACGCGCTTCCGGACGAGGCGCTGATCTGCAGCTGTGAGAGCGTCAGCAAAGGCGCGATCTGCGAGGCGGTAACATCCGGGCACGAATCTTTCGATGATATCAAAAAATGCACAAAAGCCGGCACCTGCTGCGGAGGATGTGCACCCATGGTGAAAGACATTATCACCGCCACGCTCAAATCACAGGGTAAATACATCCGCAATGTGATCTGCGAACACTTCGCCTACTCCCGCCAGGAAATGCTGGACATCATCAGGATCAATACACTGCGCTCTTTTGATGAAGTGCTGGACCACTGCGGCCACGGCGAAGGTTGTGAAGTATGCAAGCCAGTGGTGGCTTCCATCCTGGCCAGCCTGTGGAACGATATGATCCTGGCACAGGGTAATGACACTGCCCAGGATTCTAACGACCGCTATCTGGCCAATATTCAGAAAGGCGGTACGTATTCAGTGGTGCCACGTATCCCCGGCGGGGAAATCACTCCGGAGAAACTGATCACCATCGGCATGGTGGCACAGAAATATCATCTCTACACCAAAATCACCGGTGGCCAGCGTATCGATCTTTTCGGGGCGCACCTCAGCGACCTGCCGCTTATCTGGAAGGAACTGATCGATGCAGGGTTTGAAAGCGGCCACGCCTACGGGAAAGCGCTGCGTACGGTGAAGAGCTGCGTTGGCTCTACCTGGTGCCGCTTCGGACTGCACGACAGCGTGAGTTACGCTATCCGCATAGAAGAACGGTACCGCGGCCTCCGGGCGCCGCATAAAATCAAATCTGCCGTTTCAGGCTGCATCCGCGAATGTGCGGAAGCACAGTCCAAAGACTTCGGCATTATCGCCACGGAGAAAGGCTGGAACCTCTATGTATGCGGCAACGGCGGCTCCAAACCACAACACGCGGTACTGCTGGCCGCCGACCTGGACAGCGAAACCTGCATCCGTTACATTGACCGTTTCCTGATGTTCTATATTAAAACCGCAGACCCGTTGACCCGCACGGCCACCTGGCTCAATAAACTGGACGGCGGTATCGATTACCTGCGAAACGTAGTAGTACAGGACAGCCTGGGCATCGGCGCACAGCTGGAAAGTGAGATGCAGCTGCTGGTAGACAGCTACAAGTGCGAATGGAAGGAAGTAGTGGAAAACCCGGACTTGCGTAAACGCTTTTCCCATTTTGTCAACTCACCGGAAGAGAAAGACCCTACTGTAAAATTTGAGACCCTGCGCAATCAGAAGAAAGCTGCAGAGTGGAAATAA
- a CDS encoding metallophosphoesterase family protein: MMKIAVISDVHGNLPALEAVLEDISRYGADQLYCLGDLTDAAPWHNEVIARVRSLRIPTIMGNHDERIAFDLPVKPLAKHGPEERAARLTAIEFTRNTITADNKQFLRTLPSLLRLHFGRYRILLAHGTPDSNETYLYADHPEAALQEMMDNAGADILITGHTHLSYVRTISNGLKTAINTGSAGRSKEPDRLASYLRLEICNSNAPTLAEMFRATIQKVEYDMELTLTGIRNSPVPDFYADFLSGVLT; encoded by the coding sequence ATGATGAAAATAGCCGTTATCAGTGATGTCCATGGTAACCTGCCTGCCCTGGAAGCCGTGCTGGAAGATATTTCCCGCTATGGGGCCGACCAGCTCTATTGCCTGGGCGATCTTACCGACGCCGCCCCCTGGCACAACGAAGTGATAGCACGGGTCCGTTCCCTGCGTATTCCTACTATTATGGGCAACCACGACGAACGTATCGCTTTTGACCTCCCCGTGAAGCCCCTGGCCAAACACGGACCGGAAGAAAGGGCCGCCCGGCTGACCGCCATCGAATTTACCCGCAACACCATCACCGCCGATAACAAACAGTTCCTCCGTACCCTGCCATCCCTGCTGCGCCTCCACTTTGGACGTTACCGTATTTTACTGGCGCACGGCACTCCCGACAGCAATGAGACGTACCTCTATGCCGATCACCCCGAAGCAGCCCTGCAGGAAATGATGGACAATGCCGGCGCAGATATCCTCATCACCGGACATACCCATCTGTCGTATGTCCGCACCATCAGCAACGGCCTGAAAACCGCCATCAACACCGGCTCCGCCGGGCGCAGCAAAGAGCCCGACCGGCTGGCGTCTTACCTCCGGCTGGAGATCTGTAACAGCAACGCACCTACGCTGGCCGAAATGTTCCGTGCCACGATACAAAAAGTGGAGTATGATATGGAGTTAACGTTAACGGGCATACGTAACAGTCCTGTTCCCGACTTCTATGCAGATTTCCTGTCAGGCGTCCTCACCTGA